Proteins from one Cervus canadensis isolate Bull #8, Minnesota chromosome 25, ASM1932006v1, whole genome shotgun sequence genomic window:
- the LUM gene encoding lumican, with translation MNLGVFPLLLALIGSASSTYPDYYDYYDFPQSIYGRSSPNCAPECNCPESYPTAMYCDELKLKSVPMVPPGIKYLYLRNNQIDHIDDKAFENVTDLQWLILDHNLLENSKIKGRVFSKLKQLKKLHINYNNLTESVGPLPKSLVDLQLTHNKISKLGSFDGLVNLTFIHLQHNQLKEDAVSAALKGLKSLEYLDLSFNQMTKLPSGLPVSLLTLYLDNNKISNIPDEYFKRFSALQYLRLSHNELADSGVPGNSFNVSSLLELDLSYNKLKSIPTVNENLENYYLEVNELEKFDVKSFCKILGPLSYSKIKHLRLDGNHITQTSLPPDMYECLRVANEITVN, from the exons ATGAATCTAGGTGTGTTTCCTCTCCTCTTGGCATTAATTGGCAGTGCCAGCAGCACCTATCctgattattatgattattacgATTTCCCCCAATCAATATACGGGAGGTCATCACCAAACTGTGCCCCAGAATGTAACTGCCCTGAAAGCTATCCAACAGCCATGTACTGCGATGAGCTGAAACTGAAGAGTGTGCCCATGGTACCTCCTGGAATCAAGTACCTTTACCTTAGGAATAACCAGATTGACCATATTGATGACAAGGCCTTTGAAAACGTAACTGACCTGCAGTGGCTCATTCTCGACCACAACCTTCTAGAAAATTCCAAGATCAAAGGAAGAGTTTTCTCTAaactgaagcaactgaagaaGCTGCACATAAATTACAACAATCTGACAGAATCTGTGGGCCCACTTCCCAAATCTCTGGTGGACCTGCAGCTCACTCACAACAAAATCTCTAAGCTTGGCTCCTTTGATGGACTGGTTAACCTGACCTTTATCCACCTTCAGCACAATCAGCTGAAAGAGGATGCCGTTTCAGCTGCCTTGAAAGGTCTGAAGTCACTCGAATACCTTGACTTGAGCTTCAATCAGATGACCAAACTACCTTCTGGTCTCCCAGTATCTCTTCTAACTCTCTACTTAGACAACAACAAGATTAGCAACATCCCTGATGAATATTTCAAGCGTTTCAGTGCATTGCAGTATCTGCGTTTGTCTCATAATGAACTGGCTGATAGTGGAGTACCTGGAAATTCTTTTAACGTATCATCTTTGTTGGAGCTGGATCTCTCCTATAATAAGCTGAAAAGCATACCGACGGTCAATGAAAACCTTGAAAACTATTACCTGGAGGTCAATGAACTTGAAA agtttgatGTAAAGAGCTTCTGTAAGATCCTGGGACCCCTATCCTACTCCAAGATCAAACATTTGCGTTTGGATGGCAATCACATCACCCAAACTAGTCTGCCGCCTGATATGTATGAATGTCTACGTGTCGCGAATGAGATCACTGTTAATTAA